In a single window of the Desulfovibrio mangrovi genome:
- a CDS encoding peptidase U32 family protein, with translation MPISLPELLCPAGDMDRLDAALTYGANACYLGGTSLSLRAGTGGFDKDALAVACNKAHARGASIYYTLNVLPHETHLSGIAASLEALAESAVDGLIIADPGVLRMARRYAPDKPVHLSTQANTANSEAVGFWYDLGIRRVNLARELGARAMRELVRNFPDMEFEVFVHGAMCLALSGRCLLSAWLNRRPANLGECTHPCRFEYRATDLSGRCQDCADDGHAHMGESRLGVEEKTRDTGTMWEVTREEPYSAFWAPEDLCLVKYMPWFVRTGIASLKIEGRMKTPSYVAHVTDAYRTALDDVAAGCFRPEKYLYELRNTASRNLNTGFFLPDGNRISLPPLPDKERLPIVAQVRERLGEDAWKVAVRSPWRSERNIQIMQTGLRRPELPAGAYALENHKGEATDQLHPGMDGVLRCDPAALPSGPDTLEPGLFLR, from the coding sequence ATGCCAATTTCATTACCGGAACTGCTCTGTCCCGCAGGGGACATGGATCGTCTCGACGCAGCCCTGACCTACGGGGCCAACGCCTGCTATCTTGGCGGCACCTCTCTCAGCCTGCGTGCAGGCACCGGCGGTTTCGACAAGGACGCCCTCGCCGTAGCCTGCAACAAGGCACACGCACGCGGTGCATCCATCTATTACACCCTGAACGTCCTGCCGCATGAGACGCATCTTTCCGGCATCGCCGCCTCGCTGGAAGCGCTGGCGGAATCAGCCGTGGACGGCCTGATCATTGCCGACCCGGGCGTGCTGCGCATGGCCCGCCGCTATGCCCCCGACAAACCCGTGCACCTGAGCACGCAGGCCAACACCGCCAACAGCGAGGCCGTGGGCTTCTGGTACGATCTGGGCATCCGCCGCGTGAACCTTGCCCGCGAACTCGGCGCGCGCGCCATGCGCGAACTGGTGCGCAACTTCCCCGACATGGAGTTCGAAGTCTTCGTGCACGGGGCCATGTGCCTTGCCCTGTCTGGCCGCTGCCTGCTCTCCGCATGGCTGAACAGACGCCCCGCCAATCTCGGGGAATGCACCCATCCCTGCCGTTTCGAGTATCGCGCCACCGATCTTTCCGGCCGCTGTCAGGACTGCGCGGACGACGGCCATGCCCATATGGGAGAATCCCGCCTCGGCGTGGAAGAAAAGACCCGCGACACCGGCACAATGTGGGAGGTTACCCGTGAAGAACCCTACAGCGCCTTCTGGGCCCCTGAAGACCTGTGCCTTGTCAAATACATGCCGTGGTTCGTTCGCACCGGCATTGCCTCGCTCAAGATCGAAGGCCGCATGAAAACCCCGAGCTACGTGGCCCATGTGACCGACGCCTATCGAACCGCGCTTGATGACGTGGCCGCTGGGTGCTTCCGCCCTGAAAAGTATCTTTACGAACTGCGCAACACCGCCTCGCGCAACCTGAACACCGGTTTTTTCCTGCCGGACGGCAACCGCATTTCGCTCCCGCCCCTGCCGGACAAAGAACGCCTGCCCATCGTCGCGCAAGTGCGCGAACGCCTCGGCGAGGATGCATGGAAAGTTGCCGTGCGCTCTCCATGGCGGAGCGAACGCAACATTCAGATCATGCAGACCGGGCTGCGTCGCCCCGAGCTGCCCGCCGGAGCCTATGCGCTGGAAAACCACAAGGGCGAAGCCACCGACCAGCTCCACCCCGGCATGGACGGCGTGCTGCGTTGCGATCCTGCAGCCTTGCCCTCAGGCCCCGACACGCTGGAGCCGGGGCTGTTCCTGCGATAG
- a CDS encoding YdcF family protein — translation MRWLNAFLRLLGAFALVGMLLLGTGLLFAGHWLTSDDIPSVADAIVVLGGDYHRPVYAAELYRKGYARVIYVSRVNRSANEELLERYGVVPPLQESIYQRILIAEGVPPEAIRLHGSSLLSTLQEAESIAEKLGKGPGRLIVVTSPTHVRRAGIIFRHALPGWTVMMSGATNQPFPERWWTSQAAAREVVLEFMKTLYYMLGGGFRSQDGAGAQAG, via the coding sequence ATGCGCTGGCTGAATGCCTTTTTACGGTTGCTCGGCGCGTTTGCGTTGGTTGGTATGCTGCTGCTCGGTACCGGGCTTCTGTTTGCAGGGCATTGGCTGACCTCTGACGATATCCCATCCGTGGCGGATGCCATTGTTGTGCTGGGCGGGGATTACCATCGTCCGGTTTACGCTGCGGAGTTGTACCGCAAGGGCTATGCCCGTGTGATTTATGTCAGTCGAGTGAATCGTTCCGCGAACGAGGAGCTTCTGGAACGCTACGGTGTGGTTCCACCGTTGCAGGAGTCCATTTATCAGCGCATCCTGATTGCCGAAGGCGTTCCGCCGGAAGCCATCCGTCTGCACGGGAGCAGCCTGCTCAGCACCCTGCAGGAGGCGGAGTCCATTGCCGAAAAGCTGGGCAAGGGGCCCGGCAGGCTTATCGTGGTCACGTCGCCCACGCACGTGCGGCGCGCGGGTATCATCTTCAGGCATGCCCTGCCGGGGTGGACCGTCATGATGAGCGGCGCGACGAATCAGCCTTTCCCCGAACGCTGGTGGACATCTCAGGCCGCTGCCCGCGAGGTGGTGCTTGAGTTCATGAAGACTCTTTACTACATGCTTGGCGGTGGCTTCAGGTCTCAGGACGGGGCCGGCGCTCAGGCTGGCTGA